The Halogeometricum rufum genome has a segment encoding these proteins:
- a CDS encoding DUF262 domain-containing protein, whose product MSGSQIDAEEEFVHKLYGEDYLYQIPKFQRPFSWTEENFVDLVDDLTDAYESNAEIHGDLLNSNRKLDKSRTEAYEPYFLGSIILNRGGSTGDRFDVIDGQQRLTSVAILLCVLRDRLEHRGWATSLDRFVQEEEDFAKGQEGSVRLRIRDRDQSFFEKNVLERGATLEPADPADGDTEPQQNILQAVSTFDERLQEWVNEGNDLTSLAAFIPQRVVMVRIMTDSLSSAFRLFNVTNARGMPLNNADLLKSENLSQIPESDRDEYQRKWEDMEEEVGNEGLERFIGYMRHILVKDKSRKSIYDEFSEVFTKDPSYRGRDFVDELGQVFDVHRERVYDAELHADDEHKNVYYANLVSVMRDFYPSDEWVVALIEFDKQFDDEGLLFEFVRHLERRLTVDWLTGASSSDRYSRIYSILRDIESADGPREALDSTHLVDGLRDDREDFREALNLRNFYRKGNYQWPKYILMRLDMERFDNRNVKIQYGQNINVEHILPQNPNSGYWTQRFSDELEREKWTNRLGNLVLLDGRKNYKASNRPFPKKYREYFEKKSDFAITNELSELDSWTPKRLKERHERLVEECIEHWVDSAAETNVV is encoded by the coding sequence GTGAGCGGAAGTCAGATCGACGCCGAGGAAGAGTTCGTCCACAAATTGTATGGAGAAGATTACCTCTACCAGATCCCCAAGTTCCAACGCCCCTTCTCGTGGACAGAGGAGAACTTCGTCGATCTCGTCGACGACTTGACTGACGCATACGAGTCGAACGCCGAGATACATGGCGACCTGTTGAACTCGAACCGAAAACTCGACAAGTCGCGCACCGAGGCCTACGAACCGTACTTCTTGGGGAGCATCATCTTGAACCGAGGAGGGTCGACCGGCGATAGGTTCGACGTGATCGACGGTCAACAACGGCTCACTTCTGTGGCTATCTTGCTCTGTGTCCTCAGGGATAGACTCGAACATCGAGGCTGGGCGACCTCGCTGGATCGATTCGTCCAAGAGGAAGAAGACTTCGCCAAGGGACAAGAAGGATCGGTCAGGCTCCGAATCCGCGACCGTGACCAGTCTTTCTTCGAGAAGAACGTGCTAGAGCGCGGTGCGACGCTCGAACCTGCCGACCCCGCAGACGGTGATACGGAACCCCAGCAGAACATCCTCCAAGCGGTCTCTACCTTCGACGAACGGCTCCAAGAGTGGGTGAACGAGGGGAACGACCTGACCTCGTTAGCCGCGTTCATCCCACAGCGTGTCGTAATGGTCCGAATCATGACCGACTCGCTGAGTTCTGCGTTCCGCCTGTTCAACGTCACGAACGCCCGGGGGATGCCCCTTAACAACGCCGACCTGCTTAAGAGCGAGAACCTAAGCCAGATCCCCGAATCTGACCGCGACGAGTACCAGCGGAAGTGGGAAGACATGGAAGAGGAGGTCGGCAACGAGGGACTCGAACGGTTCATCGGCTACATGCGCCATATCTTGGTGAAGGACAAGTCTCGAAAGTCGATCTACGACGAGTTCAGCGAGGTCTTCACGAAGGATCCGAGTTATCGTGGACGAGACTTCGTCGACGAACTCGGACAGGTATTCGACGTACACCGCGAGCGAGTCTACGACGCCGAACTTCACGCGGACGACGAGCACAAGAACGTCTACTACGCGAACCTCGTCTCGGTGATGCGGGATTTCTACCCCTCCGACGAGTGGGTCGTCGCCCTGATCGAGTTCGACAAACAGTTCGACGACGAAGGCCTCCTCTTCGAGTTCGTCCGCCACCTCGAACGGCGGCTCACGGTCGATTGGTTGACCGGCGCGTCGAGTAGTGACCGCTACTCACGAATCTACAGCATCCTCAGAGACATCGAGTCGGCCGACGGTCCGAGAGAAGCCCTCGACTCCACTCACCTCGTAGACGGCCTCCGTGACGACAGAGAGGACTTCAGAGAGGCGCTCAACCTCCGTAACTTCTACCGGAAGGGGAACTATCAGTGGCCGAAGTACATCCTGATGCGACTCGACATGGAGCGGTTCGACAACCGTAACGTCAAGATCCAGTACGGCCAGAACATCAACGTCGAACACATCCTCCCACAGAACCCGAATAGTGGGTACTGGACGCAGCGGTTCAGTGACGAGCTGGAACGCGAGAAGTGGACGAACCGTCTGGGGAACCTCGTGCTCTTGGACGGTCGCAAGAACTACAAGGCGAGTAACCGGCCCTTCCCCAAGAAGTACCGAGAGTACTTCGAGAAGAAGAGTGACTTCGCGATAACGAACGAGCTGTCCGAACTCGACAGTTGGACGCCGAAACGCCTCAAAGAGCGTCACGAGAGGCTCGTGGAGGAGTGTATCGAACACTGGGTCGACTCTGCAGCCGAGACGAACGTGGTATAA